A genome region from Bacillus sp. (in: firmicutes) includes the following:
- a CDS encoding DUF1987 domain-containing protein, giving the protein MNGLFIEATKSTPEVCFDAENNKLVLNGQSYPENAFKFYEPILKWLDQYIAQLQPEVQVTIELSLSYINTSSSKCLMMLLDTFEEAFHDGILVQLNWYYNEDNESELECAEEFTEDMSFPFEIIACVESK; this is encoded by the coding sequence ATGAATGGTTTATTTATAGAGGCAACGAAAAGTACGCCAGAAGTATGTTTTGATGCAGAAAATAATAAATTAGTTTTAAACGGACAGTCCTATCCAGAAAATGCATTTAAATTTTATGAGCCTATTCTTAAATGGCTTGACCAATATATTGCTCAGCTTCAGCCTGAGGTTCAGGTTACAATTGAATTAAGCCTTTCTTATATTAATACGAGCAGTTCAAAGTGTTTAATGATGCTTTTGGATACGTTTGAAGAAGCATTTCATGATGGCATCTTAGTTCAACTGAATTGGTATTATAATGAAGATAATGAAAGCGAATTAGAATGTGCTGAAGAGTTCACCGAAGATATGAGCTTTCCATTTGAAATTATAGCCTGTGTAGAATCAAAGTAA
- a CDS encoding response regulator transcription factor produces MENLKLFIADDQTLMRDGLQIVIDLEKDMEVIGTADNGKEAYEKIISLKPDIVLMDIQMPVMNGIECIKLVKQKCPEIIILILTTFNEEDYIVEGLANGANGFLLKGIDFENLIASIRNAAKGNLLIPAEVAVKLANRLHNIYANKLGGKIEQIRKHLEKNNIYLTDREISIIKLMLEGLSNRKIAEKIFISEGTVKNYSSEIYRKFNVKNRPELLDYINQIC; encoded by the coding sequence CTGGAAAACCTTAAATTATTTATTGCAGACGATCAAACATTGATGCGGGACGGTTTACAGATTGTTATTGATTTAGAAAAGGACATGGAAGTCATCGGAACAGCTGATAACGGCAAGGAGGCCTACGAAAAAATCATTAGTCTTAAACCAGATATTGTCTTAATGGATATCCAAATGCCAGTCATGAACGGAATTGAATGTATAAAACTTGTCAAACAAAAATGCCCGGAAATTATCATTTTAATTTTAACAACGTTTAATGAGGAGGATTATATCGTGGAAGGACTGGCAAATGGCGCCAACGGTTTTTTATTAAAAGGAATCGATTTCGAAAATTTGATTGCATCAATCCGCAATGCCGCAAAAGGGAATTTATTAATCCCAGCAGAAGTCGCCGTCAAGCTCGCCAATCGACTACATAACATTTATGCCAATAAATTAGGCGGGAAAATCGAACAGATTAGAAAGCATTTAGAAAAAAACAACATTTATCTCACAGATAGAGAAATAAGCATTATTAAATTAATGTTGGAAGGTTTAAGCAATCGCAAAATTGCCGAAAAAATCTTCATAAGTGAAGGAACCGTCAAAAATTACTCAAGTGAAATTTATCGGAAATTCAACGTAAAAAATCGGCCGGAACTGCTTGACTATATTAATCAAATTTGCTAA